A window of Littorina saxatilis isolate snail1 linkage group LG7, US_GU_Lsax_2.0, whole genome shotgun sequence contains these coding sequences:
- the LOC138971076 gene encoding uncharacterized protein, whose amino-acid sequence MTVGDGDSDSNVGVIVGASVAAVAAVVVFVIILIAYRRKVYARKPKGGKRNLIGKSAPAGADNPALGPDDPYELAEDGAPGQNRNSHQANGTLDDDYSCIGDTQHVATGVHGMNTAPAKPDPKDVYSVVNKPDKKISTQGNSLAKTVGDKPVLPNPNDVYSVVNKKGKKPDLAPKPGHSDTEYNTISHKANDNSSQKAAGDATTDTYNRIGGVASLGSKGKSQESALAEKGSLVDEYNTLDFADTRQNASRKETSGAARAAYDHVRNDPDDPYSKTQIGKRNVVIGSDYDHVKP is encoded by the exons ATGACTGTTGGAGACGGAGATAGTGACAGTAATGTTGGTGTCATCGTCGGGGCGTCGGTTGCCGCTGTGGCTGCCGTGGTTGTCTTTGTCATCATTCTGATTGCCTACAGAAGAAAGGTCTATGCCAG AAAACCCAAAGGAGGAAAAAGAAACCTCATAGGAAAATCAGCGCCAGCGGGAG CTGATAACCCAGCTCTCGGTCCTGATGACCCCTACGAACTGGCCGAGGACGGTGCTCCAGGGCAAAATCGTAACTCCCACCAGGCGAACGGAACACTAGACGACGACTACAGCTGTATTGGCGATACACAACACGTGGCTACAGGCGTTCATGGGATGAACACAGCCCCAGCAAAGCCAGACCCAAAAGATGTGTACAGCGTTGTCAacaagccagacaagaagattTCTACCCAAGGAAACAGCCTCGCGAAAACCGTTGGTGACAAGCCGGTTCTGCCCAATCCTAACGATGTGTACAGCGTTGTCAACAAGAAAGGCAAGAAGCCTGACCTCGCACCCAAACCTGGACATTCCGACACCGAGTACAACACCATCAGCCACAAAGCGAACGACAACTCCTCGCAGAAAGCTGCAGGGGACGCAACTACGGACACGTACAACAGAATCGGCGGAGTTGCCTCTCTTGGCTCAAAAGGGAAAAGTCAAGAGTCTGCACTAGCTGAGAAAGGTTCTCTTGTGGATGAATACAACACCCTAGATTTTGCCGACACCCGCCAGAACGCGTCAAGGAAGGAGACAAGTGGAGCAGCTCGCGCAGCCTATGATCACGTGCGCAATGACCCGGATGACCCCTACAGCAAAACACAGATCGGAAAACGAAACGTCGTCATCGGTTCTGACTATGATCATGTGAAGCCCTAA
- the LOC138971079 gene encoding uncharacterized protein — MILKLWLCTASFLGPIVVVNSACNNTPRDSGCHRNNNNYANDTTDHSTSAVNCSFAGNLCCYREGCFDDGMGHWNTSNDYASVEQYSGGCGDNSYSVLESRWVNFWTTSCIEYSYDGISPYTLDVFLAFRSGTHLSVKTNLVIFGNNSLQTAQFEIEKVTGKIQFRVRGGGGQADNSSHGLQLFYVKITEGRCEYQDKRLSSPQHPEVSDPSPCDLVTTTLPTTQHTTPSTTTPLTSPSKDASTSSQPPSTSRNSSFSSSSSSQQPAASTSSAFSSPLSSQQPAASTSSASSSSSSSQQPAASASSASSSPLSSQQPAASTSSASSSPLSSQQPAASTSSASSSPLSSQQPAASTSSASSSPLSSQQPAASTSSASSSPLSSQQPAASTSSASSSPLTSEQPTASTSSVSSSSQTPVTDGMTLGKSTEMTVGDRYSSSNVGVILGASVAIAVVVVVIVLIFYRKKAHARKRKGGKRNLVEILAPARALSPDDPYELAEGGASGKSRNPLTYDTNIGTGESSHQTHHQANGTLDDDYGCIGDTQHVATGVHGMNTAPAKPDPRDVYSVVNKPGKKTPTPVNSLAKMLGDKPVLPNPNDVYSVVNKKRQEA; from the exons ATGATATTAAAACTATGGCTGTGCACTGCTTCTTTCCTTGGGCCGATTGTTGTCGTGAACAGTGCCTGCAACAACACTCCAAG AGATTCAGGTTGCCAtaggaacaacaacaactatgCAAATGACACTACAG ATCATTCAACTTCTGCTGTAAACTGTAGTTTTGCGGGAAACCTATGCTGCTACAGAGAAGGGTGTTTTGACGATGGTATGGGACACTGGAACACATCGAACG aTTATGCAAGTGTTGAACAGTACTCTGGAGGATGTGGAGACAACTCATATTCCGTTCTGGAGTCTCGCTGGGTGAACTTTTGGACCACATCGTGTATAGAGTATAGTTACGACGGAATCTCGCCGTACACGCTTGATGTGTTTCTTGCGTTCAGAAGCGGTACTCACCTGTCAGTGAAGACAAACCTTGTCATCTTCGGTAACAACAGTCTTCAAACTGCACAATTTGAAATCGAAAAAGTGACAGGAAAG ATTCAGTTCAGAGTTCGAGGCGGTGGGGGACAAGCTGATAATTCAAGTCACGGTCTTCAGCTTTTTTACGTCAAAATAACCGAAGGACGCTGTGAATATCAAGATAAAAGACTAT CTTCGCCTCAACATCCTGAAGTCTCCGATCCATCTCCATGCGATTTGGTCACGACAACTCTTCCTACTACACAGCACACGACACCTAGCACCACAACTCCTCTGACTTCCCCATCCAAGGACGCGTCGACCTCTTCGCAGCCACCGTCAACAAGTAGGAACTCTAGTTTCTCGTCATCATCGTCTTCACAGCAGCCAGCTGCTAGTACGAGCTCTGCTTTCTCGTCGCCATTGTCTTCACAGCAGCCAGCTGCTAGTACGAGCTCTGCTTCTTCGTCATCATCGTCTTCACAGCAGCCAGCTGCTAGTGCGAGCTCTGCCTCCTCGTCACCATTGTCTTCACAACAGCCAGCTGCTAGTACGAGCTCTGCTTCCTCGTCGCCATTGTCTTCACAGCAGCCAGCTGCTAGTACGAGCTCTGCCTCCTCGTCACCATTGTCTTCACAACAGCCAGCTGCTAGTACGAGCTCTGCTTCCTCGTCGCCATTGTCTTCACAGCAGCCAGCTGCTAGTACGAGCTCTGCTTCATCGTCACCATTGTCTTCACAACAGCCAGCTGCTAGTACGAGCTCTGCTTCCTCGTCACCATTGACTTCAGAGCAGCCAACTGCTAGTACGAGCTCTGTCTCGTCGTCTTCGCAGACTCCGGTTACAGATGGAATGACTTTAG GGAAGTCAACAGAAATGACGGTTGGAGACAGATATAGTAGCAGTAATGTTGGTGTCATCCTCGGCGCGTCGGTTGCCATtgctgtggttgtggttgtcATCGTTTTGATTTTCTACAGAAAAAAGGCCCATGCCAG AAAACGCAAAGGAGGAAAGAGAAACCTCGTAGAAATATTAGCGCCAGCACGAg CCCTCAGCCCTGATGACCCCTACGAACTGGCGGAGGGCGGTGCTTCAGGGAAAAGTCGCAACCCCCTTACATACGACACCAACATCGGCACCGGGGAATCTTCCCACCAAACCCACCACCAGGCGAACGGAACACTGGACGACGACTACGGCTGTATTGGCGATACACAACACGTGGCTACAGGCGTTCATGGGATGAACACAGCCCCAGCAAAGCCAGACCCGAGAGATGTGTACAGCGTTGTCAACAAGCCAGGCAAGAAGACTCCTACCCCAGTGAACAGCCTTGCCAAAATGTTGGGTGACAAGCCGGTTCTGCCCAATCCTAACGATGTGTACAGCGttgtcaacaaaaaaaggcAAGAAGCCTGA